The following are encoded together in the Adhaeribacter arboris genome:
- a CDS encoding EamA family transporter has translation MTRQPWVLYTFITTLFWGVWGAFIEVPEKAGFPATLGYSVWAITMIPCAIVALLNSNWQLEYDTRSIFLGSAVGLLGAAGQLILFQALRTGPAYIVFPFISLFPVVTVFLSALFLGERTTRKHWIGIILSLIAIFCLSYQEPNNKM, from the coding sequence ATGACGAGACAACCTTGGGTGCTTTATACTTTTATAACTACTCTGTTTTGGGGGGTTTGGGGAGCCTTTATTGAAGTTCCTGAAAAAGCTGGCTTTCCGGCTACTCTTGGTTATTCCGTCTGGGCCATTACCATGATTCCTTGTGCAATAGTAGCCCTCTTAAATAGTAATTGGCAACTGGAATATGATACCCGATCCATATTTTTGGGTTCGGCGGTAGGTTTGCTCGGAGCGGCCGGACAGTTAATTTTATTTCAGGCTTTACGTACCGGCCCGGCCTATATAGTATTTCCTTTTATTTCCCTTTTTCCGGTAGTTACTGTTTTTCTTTCTGCCCTATTTTTAGGGGAAAGAACTACCAGAAAACATTGGATTGGCATTATTCTATCGCTAATTGCTATATTTTGCCTTTCGTACCAAGAACCAAATAATAAAATGTAA
- a CDS encoding EamA family transporter: protein MKFSNNTMKAESIFFYMMLTAVLMIPVAVLMTDFSQKINWGIKGPYLAGLIQVFNAIGALTLVYALRYGKAIIVVPITALAPVITIIISLILYAVFPHWIVLTGMVLAVIAIYILAE from the coding sequence ATGAAATTCTCTAATAACACCATGAAGGCAGAAAGCATTTTTTTCTATATGATGCTAACGGCAGTTTTAATGATTCCCGTAGCTGTGCTAATGACTGATTTTTCGCAGAAAATTAATTGGGGAATAAAAGGCCCTTATTTAGCGGGTTTGATTCAAGTATTTAATGCTATTGGTGCCCTTACCTTGGTCTATGCTTTACGATATGGCAAAGCAATAATTGTAGTACCTATCACAGCGCTTGCCCCGGTAATTACCATTATAATTTCCCTGATTTTATACGCGGTATTTCCCCACTGGATAGTTTTAACGGGGATGGTTTTAGCCGTAATTGCTATTTATATATTAGCTGAATAA
- the agaR gene encoding transcriptional repressor AgaR → MLELDKKSTVKRRAFILEKLETDGQVDVNTLSSELQVSEVTIRNDLSKLEEKNMLIRARGGAIKLDRVGIDFALSDKNKQHYEEKKNIGQAAAQLVEEGDTIILDSGTTTLEIAKNLQKFTDLTVITNALNVANQLAEHKNANVIIPGGFLRKNSLSLVGSTAEESFRNYFCDKLFLAVDGLSTTHGLSTPNVEEAHLNRIMIQISKKVIVVADSSKFLKRSFAFIAPITEIDVVVTDAGILLEEQKKLENMGIQVIIA, encoded by the coding sequence AAGTAGATGTTAATACTTTAAGTAGTGAGCTACAGGTTAGTGAAGTCACGATTCGTAATGACTTGAGCAAACTGGAAGAAAAGAATATGCTTATCCGGGCCCGAGGCGGTGCTATAAAATTAGACCGAGTAGGAATTGATTTTGCGCTTTCGGATAAAAACAAGCAGCACTACGAAGAAAAGAAAAACATTGGTCAGGCAGCGGCTCAACTAGTGGAAGAAGGTGATACCATTATTTTAGATTCTGGTACCACTACTTTAGAAATAGCTAAAAATTTACAAAAGTTTACGGATTTAACTGTAATTACCAATGCCTTGAATGTGGCTAACCAATTAGCCGAGCATAAGAATGCTAATGTAATTATTCCAGGAGGCTTTTTAAGGAAAAATTCTTTATCGCTTGTAGGATCTACGGCTGAGGAAAGTTTTCGAAATTATTTCTGTGACAAGTTATTTCTGGCGGTAGATGGCCTTAGTACCACGCATGGGCTATCAACTCCGAATGTAGAGGAAGCTCATTTAAACCGAATAATGATTCAAATTTCTAAAAAAGTTATTGTGGTGGCGGATTCTAGTAAATTTTTGAAAAGAAGCTTCGCTTTTATTGCCCCTATAACAGAAATAGATGTGGTGGTAACGGATGCCGGAATTTTACTGGAAGAACAGAAAAAACTGGAAAACATGGGCATACAAGTAATTATAGCCTAA